In Pseudoalteromonas xiamenensis, the following are encoded in one genomic region:
- a CDS encoding TVP38/TMEM64 family protein → MLLKSFVFGIAIISIIALLQLGMIGNVDLHEKLLVLQAKAGIWGWPIFCVVCVVFTSIGGARQIVALACGALIGGVSGAFISTLLTTIGALLTILFIRFFGGDWFIKKYQRKIWFLSELLKSHTWAWICAIRLLPVGSNLLTNIAAAVSFLPLPSVLFGSFVGYLPQMFLFSFIGAGVAQEDTTKLWLSIVLFIVSSLMGSYLYKHGVKDKIIALKQQDMPNVQ, encoded by the coding sequence ATGCTGCTTAAAAGTTTTGTCTTTGGGATTGCAATAATCAGCATTATTGCTCTTCTTCAGCTTGGCATGATTGGCAACGTTGATCTACATGAAAAACTGCTTGTCTTACAAGCTAAAGCAGGCATTTGGGGTTGGCCAATTTTTTGCGTCGTTTGTGTTGTTTTTACTTCAATTGGTGGCGCTAGGCAAATAGTCGCTCTTGCCTGTGGAGCGTTAATTGGCGGTGTATCTGGCGCATTCATCTCGACACTTCTTACAACAATTGGCGCACTTTTGACCATTTTGTTTATCCGATTCTTCGGCGGTGACTGGTTTATCAAAAAATACCAACGAAAAATCTGGTTTCTTTCTGAATTACTAAAAAGTCACACGTGGGCGTGGATTTGCGCAATTAGACTACTACCTGTCGGTTCAAATCTATTAACAAACATTGCCGCTGCTGTTAGCTTTTTGCCCCTGCCAAGTGTTCTCTTCGGCAGCTTTGTCGGTTATCTGCCACAAATGTTTTTGTTTAGTTTCATCGGTGCAGGAGTTGCACAAGAAGATACCACCAAACTTTGGCTGAGTATTGTTTTGTTTATAGTGTCCAGCCTGATGGGTAGTTACCTCTATAAACATGGAGTAAAGGATAAAATAATAGCGTTAAAACAACAGGATATGCCAAATGTTCAATAA
- a CDS encoding glycosyltransferase family 2 protein, protein MTNLETPSNDFEVSVLIPAKNEAENIPSLVTEIHQSLHQHVTFEVVLVNDGSTDETARVFTETCESLNVPAQLISTEQSVGQSTALYIAGHNARAKWLVTIDGDGQNDPADIPNMVSEANLLQGSSDFCIAGYRHKRKDTPWKRFQSRIANRVRNWFLNDGVPDTGCGLKLIPKSTWVKLPYFNHMHRYLPALIKRIGGDIRVVPVAHRDRTAGVSKYTAWNRVWVGIVDMFAVKWLIARTKHPVIKQHTHINTEQKNNAA, encoded by the coding sequence ATGACCAATTTAGAAACCCCCTCTAATGATTTTGAGGTTTCTGTTTTAATCCCGGCAAAAAATGAAGCCGAAAATATCCCTTCTCTCGTTACCGAAATCCACCAAAGTTTGCATCAACACGTTACGTTCGAAGTGGTTCTCGTTAATGACGGCAGTACTGATGAAACAGCACGAGTATTTACTGAAACTTGCGAATCATTGAACGTGCCCGCTCAATTGATTTCAACCGAGCAAAGTGTAGGTCAATCCACCGCGTTGTATATTGCGGGTCATAATGCGAGAGCAAAATGGCTCGTGACAATCGATGGTGATGGCCAAAATGACCCCGCAGATATACCAAATATGGTGTCTGAGGCAAATTTACTGCAAGGTAGTTCGGATTTCTGTATCGCTGGGTATCGCCATAAACGAAAAGATACACCATGGAAACGTTTTCAATCACGGATTGCAAACCGGGTTCGAAATTGGTTTCTGAATGACGGTGTTCCAGACACCGGATGTGGACTCAAGCTTATCCCTAAGTCGACGTGGGTGAAACTCCCTTACTTCAATCACATGCACCGTTATTTGCCAGCATTAATTAAACGTATTGGCGGTGATATTCGCGTAGTTCCTGTCGCACATAGAGACCGCACTGCAGGAGTCTCGAAATATACCGCTTGGAACCGTGTTTGGGTTGGTATTGTTGATATGTTTGCCGTTAAATGGCTCATTGCGAGAACTAAACATCCCGTTATAAAACAACATACTCATATCAATACAGAGCAAAAGAATAATGCTGCTTAA
- a CDS encoding ArnT family glycosyltransferase: MFNKISEDTWVKLIFAALVLALIAGLGLRFPWPADEPRFAQIAREMLMSGQWLFPTRAGEFYPDKPPVFMWLISVSYLITQHFKIAFLLPSALAGLGVAYLVYDITKRLYDRKTAITALLILIICPQFLLQAKAAQIDMVLCFFTTIGCYGLIRHYILGPNNKWLYLAFIAMAIGVMTKGVGFLPMLMLIPLALWFKNTPTRKSWKWQNWLGVVLFFVTLACWLGPMLYQVNVLQTPELIAYKNNILFKQTAERYANAWHHQEPWHYFIVKVIPMMWFPALAVIVFAWKECVALFKSQPIFRVLVTWVLFVLLFFSISTGKRGVYIFPALPMFSIVAAVVWHKIERENIRHWIRRVLFGFAGLVTFLLFAIAFVIVFKPQLLEKKHGDYLSLLNELVPFIAIMAALLVLLLVKLRKSDAFQALAGITLVVWLAVGFVVWPTADSYRTPDVIMEKAQTIMPNDGELGLVRFKEQFLMFATKPITHFSYLANEKTQFQRAWQWVFAKPNRFILVSDEEPWFCFNKNNAIELGQAHRRTWYLLSHDQIESTCDTPDTMKTYQFVPNSEVVF; this comes from the coding sequence ATGTTCAATAAAATATCTGAGGACACGTGGGTTAAACTTATTTTCGCTGCACTCGTTCTTGCGCTTATCGCCGGCCTAGGTCTTCGTTTTCCATGGCCTGCAGACGAGCCTCGTTTTGCTCAAATAGCAAGAGAAATGCTGATGTCAGGGCAATGGTTATTTCCGACCCGTGCAGGCGAGTTTTACCCAGACAAACCACCCGTATTCATGTGGTTAATTTCAGTCTCTTATTTAATAACACAACATTTCAAAATCGCCTTTTTATTACCTTCTGCACTTGCTGGCCTTGGTGTTGCCTACCTCGTTTACGACATTACAAAACGGCTTTATGATAGAAAAACCGCTATCACTGCCCTGCTTATTCTGATCATCTGCCCACAATTCTTGTTACAAGCAAAAGCAGCTCAAATAGACATGGTTTTGTGTTTCTTCACGACCATAGGTTGCTACGGATTGATTAGGCACTATATTCTAGGTCCAAATAACAAATGGCTTTATCTCGCGTTTATCGCCATGGCTATTGGGGTCATGACCAAAGGCGTTGGCTTTTTACCTATGTTGATGCTTATTCCTCTTGCGTTGTGGTTCAAAAACACCCCGACTCGAAAAAGCTGGAAGTGGCAGAATTGGTTAGGCGTTGTTCTCTTTTTTGTGACATTGGCTTGTTGGTTGGGACCGATGTTGTACCAAGTTAATGTGCTACAAACTCCAGAACTCATCGCGTATAAAAACAATATACTTTTTAAACAAACAGCTGAACGTTATGCGAACGCGTGGCATCACCAAGAGCCTTGGCACTATTTTATCGTAAAAGTCATCCCTATGATGTGGTTTCCTGCGCTTGCGGTTATCGTCTTCGCTTGGAAGGAATGTGTTGCCCTATTCAAGTCACAACCTATATTCAGAGTCCTAGTTACATGGGTTCTATTTGTACTTTTGTTTTTTTCAATTAGTACTGGCAAGCGAGGCGTGTATATTTTCCCAGCGTTACCGATGTTTTCTATCGTCGCGGCCGTTGTATGGCACAAGATTGAAAGAGAAAACATTCGTCACTGGATTAGACGTGTTCTATTTGGGTTTGCAGGTCTAGTTACCTTTTTGCTCTTTGCTATCGCATTTGTAATCGTCTTTAAACCGCAGCTACTTGAAAAGAAACATGGGGACTACTTGTCCTTATTAAACGAATTAGTTCCTTTTATCGCCATAATGGCTGCACTTCTTGTTTTGCTTTTGGTTAAGCTTAGAAAATCTGATGCGTTTCAGGCGCTCGCAGGTATTACACTGGTTGTTTGGCTTGCAGTCGGATTTGTTGTATGGCCTACCGCGGATAGTTACCGAACGCCTGACGTTATTATGGAAAAAGCCCAGACTATTATGCCTAATGACGGTGAACTCGGTTTAGTTCGATTCAAAGAACAGTTTTTAATGTTCGCAACTAAACCAATTACTCATTTCAGTTATCTAGCCAATGAAAAAACGCAGTTTCAGCGTGCGTGGCAATGGGTATTTGCAAAACCGAATCGGTTTATTCTTGTATCTGATGAAGAACCTTGGTTTTGTTTCAATAAAAACAATGCGATAGAACTAGGTCAGGCGCACAGAAGGACGTGGTATTTACTATCACACGATCAGATCGAATCAACTTGCGACACACCTGACACGATGAAAACCTATCAGTTTGTTCCAAATTCAGAAGTGGTATTTTAA